A single Mastomys coucha isolate ucsf_1 chromosome X, UCSF_Mcou_1, whole genome shotgun sequence DNA region contains:
- the Irak1 gene encoding interleukin-1 receptor-associated kinase 1 isoform X4, which translates to MAGGPSPGEPVVPGAQHFLYEVPPWVMCRFYKVMDALEPADWCQFAALIVRDQTELRLCERSEQRTASVLWPWINRNARVADLVHILTHLQLLRARDIITAWHPPAPVVPPSTTTPRLSSISAGSESKDWSPRKLQSSASTFLSPAFPGSQTHSESELLQVPLPVSLGPPLPSSAPSSIKPSPESPVSALQRSHPSPFCWPFCEISQGTCNFSEELRIGEGGFGCVYRAVMRNTTYAVKRLKEEADLEWTVVKQSFLTEVEQLSRFRHPNIVDFAGYCAESGFYCLVYGFLPNGSLEDQLHLQTQACSPLSWPQRLDILLGTARAIQFLHQDSPSLIHGDIKSSNVLLDERLIPKLGDFGLARFSRFAGAKPSQSSTVARTCTVRGTLAYLPEEYIKTGRLAVDTDTFSFGVVILETLAGQRAVRTQGAKTKYLKDLIEDEAEEAGVALKSPQPTLWVDVATDAWAAPIAAQIYKKHLDSRPGPCPPQLGLALAQLACCCMHRRAKKRPPMTQENSYMSTTGSAQSEDEPWQPLVVTTRAPAQAAQQLQRSPNQPVESDESVPGLSATLHSWHLTPGSHPSPASFREASCTQGGTTRESSLRSSPGFQPTTMEGSSTGSSSLLSSEPPQIIINPARQKMVQKLALYEEGVLDSLQLLSSGFFPGLDLEPEKRQGPEESDEFQS; encoded by the exons atGGCCGGGGGGCCGAGCCCCGGGGAGCCTGTGGTTCCCGGCGCCCAGCACTTCTTGTACGAGGTGCCACCCTGGGTTATGTGCCGCTTCTACAAAGTGATGGACGCCCTGGAGCCCGCCGACTGGTGCCAGTTCG CGGCCTTGATCGTGCGCGACCAGACAGAGCTGCGGCTGTGCGAGCGCTCGGAGCAGCGCACGGCCAGTGTTCTGTGGCCCTGGATCAACCGCAACGCGCGCGTGGCTGACCTCGTTCACATCCTCACGCACCTGCAGCTGCTGCGTGCAAGGGACATCATCACAGCCT GGCACCCTCCTGCCCCTGTTGTGCCCCCAAGCACCACTACCCCAAGGCTCAGCAGCATCTCTGCAGGCTCTGAGTCCAAGGACTGGAGCCCCCGGAAATTGCagtcctctgcctccaccttcctctcCCCAG CTTTTCCAGGCTCCCAGACCCATTCTGAGTCAGAGCTCCTGCAGGTTCCACTCCCTGTTTCCCTTGGGCCACCACTACCATCTTCAGCCCCTTCCTCCATCAAG CCAAGCCCAGAGAGCCCAGTGTCTGCCCTCCAAAGATCCCATCCCTCCCCATTTTGCTGGCCCTTCTGTGAGATTTCCCAAGGCACCTGCAACTTCTCTGAAGAACTCAGGATTGGAGAGGGTGGTTTTGGATGTGTGTACCGAGCAGTCATGAGAAATACTACATATGCTgtgaagagactgaaggag GAGGCTGACCTAGAGTGGACTGTGGTGAAACAGAGCTTCCTAACGGAGGTGGAGCAGCTATCAAG GTTTCGTCACCCAAATATCGTAGACTTTGCTGGCTACTGTGCAGAGAGTGGCTTCTACTGCCTTGTTTATGGCTTCTTGCCCAATGGCTCCTTGGAGGATCAACTCCACCTTCAG ACCCAAGCCTGCTCCCCCCTTTCCTGGCCTCAACGACTGGACATTCTTCTGGGCACAGCCCGGGCTATTCAGTTTTTACATCAGGACAGCCCCAGCCTTATCCATGGAGACATCAAGAG TTCTAATGTACTTCTGGATGAGAGACTGATACCCAAGCTGGGAGACTTTGGCCTGGCTCGTTTCAGCCGCTTTGCAGGGGCCAAACCAAGCCAGAGCAGTACTGTGGCCAGGACTTGCACAGTTCGAGGTACCCTCGCCTACCTGCCTGAGGAGTACATCAAGACAGGCCGGCTGGCTGTGGACACCGATACCTTCAGCTTTGGGGTG GTAATACTGGAGACCCTTGCTGGTCAGAGGGCTGTGAGAACACAAGGTGCAAAGACCAAGTATCTG AAAGACCTGATTGAAGATGAGGCTGAAGAGGCTGGAGTGGCCCTGAAAAGCCCCCAGCCTACTCTGTGGGTGGATGTAGCCACGGATGCTTGGGCTGCTCCAATTGCTGCCCAGATCTATAAGAAGCACCTGGACTCCAGACCTGGGCCCTGCCCACCCCAGTTGGGCCTGGCCCTGGCACAACTAGCTTGTTGCTGCATGCATCGTCGGGCAAAGAAGAGGCCACCCATGACCCAG GAGAACTCCTACATGTCTACCACTGGCAGTGCCCAGAGTGAGGATGAACCATGGCAGCCTCTGGTAGTGACCACAAGGGCCCCAGCCCAGGCTGCCCAGCAACTCCAAAGAAGTCCCAACCAGCCAGTGGAAAGTGATGAGAGTGTTCCTGGCCTCTCTGCTACCCTGCATTCCTGGCACTTGACTCCAGGTTCCCACCCAAGCCCAGCGTCCTTCAGAGAAGCTAGCTGTACCCAGGGAGGCACTACCAGAGAATCAAGTTTGAGGAGTAGCCCAGGCTTCCAGCCTACAACCATGGAAG GTTCATCCACAGGCAGCTCATCCCTGCTGTCATCAGAGCCACCACAGATCATCATCAACCCAGCCCGACAGAAGATGGTACAAAAGCTGGCCCTTTATGAGGAAGGGGTCTTGGATAGCCTGCAACTGCTGTCATCAGGCTTTTTCCCAG GCTTGGATTTAGAACCTGAAAAGAGACAGGGACCTGAAGAAAGTGATGAATTCCAGAGCTGA
- the Irak1 gene encoding interleukin-1 receptor-associated kinase 1 isoform X2: MAGGPSPGEPVVPGAQHFLYEVPPWVMCRFYKVMDALEPADWCQFAALIVRDQTELRLCERSEQRTASVLWPWINRNARVADLVHILTHLQLLRARDIITAWHPPAPVVPPSTTTPRLSSISAGSESKDWSPRKLQSSASTFLSPAFPGSQTHSESELLQVPLPVSLGPPLPSSAPSSIKPSPESPVSALQRSHPSPFCWPFCEISQGTCNFSEELRIGEGGFGCVYRAVMRNTTYAVKRLKEEADLEWTVVKQSFLTEVEQLSRFRHPNIVDFAGYCAESGFYCLVYGFLPNGSLEDQLHLQTQACSPLSWPQRLDILLGTARAIQFLHQDSPSLIHGDIKSSNVLLDERLIPKLGDFGLARFSRFAGAKPSQSSTVARTCTVRGTLAYLPEEYIKTGRLAVDTDTFSFGVVILETLAGQRAVRTQGAKTKYLKDLIEDEAEEAGVALKSPQPTLWVDVATDAWAAPIAAQIYKKHLDSRPGPCPPQLGLALAQLACCCMHRRAKKRPPMTQVYKRLEGLQAGPPRKLEVAGHGSPSPQENSYMSTTGSAQSEDEPWQPLVVTTRAPAQAAQQLQRSPNQPVESDESVPGLSATLHSWHLTPGSHPSPASFREASCTQGGTTRESSLRSSPGFQPTTMEGSSTGSSSLLSSEPPQIIINPARQKMVQKLALYEEGVLDSLQLLSSGFFPGLDLEPEKRQGPEESDEFQS, from the exons atGGCCGGGGGGCCGAGCCCCGGGGAGCCTGTGGTTCCCGGCGCCCAGCACTTCTTGTACGAGGTGCCACCCTGGGTTATGTGCCGCTTCTACAAAGTGATGGACGCCCTGGAGCCCGCCGACTGGTGCCAGTTCG CGGCCTTGATCGTGCGCGACCAGACAGAGCTGCGGCTGTGCGAGCGCTCGGAGCAGCGCACGGCCAGTGTTCTGTGGCCCTGGATCAACCGCAACGCGCGCGTGGCTGACCTCGTTCACATCCTCACGCACCTGCAGCTGCTGCGTGCAAGGGACATCATCACAGCCT GGCACCCTCCTGCCCCTGTTGTGCCCCCAAGCACCACTACCCCAAGGCTCAGCAGCATCTCTGCAGGCTCTGAGTCCAAGGACTGGAGCCCCCGGAAATTGCagtcctctgcctccaccttcctctcCCCAG CTTTTCCAGGCTCCCAGACCCATTCTGAGTCAGAGCTCCTGCAGGTTCCACTCCCTGTTTCCCTTGGGCCACCACTACCATCTTCAGCCCCTTCCTCCATCAAG CCAAGCCCAGAGAGCCCAGTGTCTGCCCTCCAAAGATCCCATCCCTCCCCATTTTGCTGGCCCTTCTGTGAGATTTCCCAAGGCACCTGCAACTTCTCTGAAGAACTCAGGATTGGAGAGGGTGGTTTTGGATGTGTGTACCGAGCAGTCATGAGAAATACTACATATGCTgtgaagagactgaaggag GAGGCTGACCTAGAGTGGACTGTGGTGAAACAGAGCTTCCTAACGGAGGTGGAGCAGCTATCAAG GTTTCGTCACCCAAATATCGTAGACTTTGCTGGCTACTGTGCAGAGAGTGGCTTCTACTGCCTTGTTTATGGCTTCTTGCCCAATGGCTCCTTGGAGGATCAACTCCACCTTCAG ACCCAAGCCTGCTCCCCCCTTTCCTGGCCTCAACGACTGGACATTCTTCTGGGCACAGCCCGGGCTATTCAGTTTTTACATCAGGACAGCCCCAGCCTTATCCATGGAGACATCAAGAG TTCTAATGTACTTCTGGATGAGAGACTGATACCCAAGCTGGGAGACTTTGGCCTGGCTCGTTTCAGCCGCTTTGCAGGGGCCAAACCAAGCCAGAGCAGTACTGTGGCCAGGACTTGCACAGTTCGAGGTACCCTCGCCTACCTGCCTGAGGAGTACATCAAGACAGGCCGGCTGGCTGTGGACACCGATACCTTCAGCTTTGGGGTG GTAATACTGGAGACCCTTGCTGGTCAGAGGGCTGTGAGAACACAAGGTGCAAAGACCAAGTATCTG AAAGACCTGATTGAAGATGAGGCTGAAGAGGCTGGAGTGGCCCTGAAAAGCCCCCAGCCTACTCTGTGGGTGGATGTAGCCACGGATGCTTGGGCTGCTCCAATTGCTGCCCAGATCTATAAGAAGCACCTGGACTCCAGACCTGGGCCCTGCCCACCCCAGTTGGGCCTGGCCCTGGCACAACTAGCTTGTTGCTGCATGCATCGTCGGGCAAAGAAGAGGCCACCCATGACCCAG GTATACAAGAGACTAGAAGGGCTTCAGGCAGGGCCTCCCCGGAAGCTAGAGGTTGCCGGCCATGGCTCTCCTTCCCCACAGGAGAACTCCTACATGTCTACCACTGGCAGTGCCCAGAGTGAGGATGAACCATGGCAGCCTCTGGTAGTGACCACAAGGGCCCCAGCCCAGGCTGCCCAGCAACTCCAAAGAAGTCCCAACCAGCCAGTGGAAAGTGATGAGAGTGTTCCTGGCCTCTCTGCTACCCTGCATTCCTGGCACTTGACTCCAGGTTCCCACCCAAGCCCAGCGTCCTTCAGAGAAGCTAGCTGTACCCAGGGAGGCACTACCAGAGAATCAAGTTTGAGGAGTAGCCCAGGCTTCCAGCCTACAACCATGGAAG GTTCATCCACAGGCAGCTCATCCCTGCTGTCATCAGAGCCACCACAGATCATCATCAACCCAGCCCGACAGAAGATGGTACAAAAGCTGGCCCTTTATGAGGAAGGGGTCTTGGATAGCCTGCAACTGCTGTCATCAGGCTTTTTCCCAG GCTTGGATTTAGAACCTGAAAAGAGACAGGGACCTGAAGAAAGTGATGAATTCCAGAGCTGA
- the Irak1 gene encoding interleukin-1 receptor-associated kinase 1 isoform X1 — protein sequence MAGGPSPGEPVVPGAQHFLYEVPPWVMCRFYKVMDALEPADWCQFAALIVRDQTELRLCERSEQRTASVLWPWINRNARVADLVHILTHLQLLRARDIITAWHPPAPVVPPSTTTPRLSSISAGSESKDWSPRKLQSSASTFLSPAFPGSQTHSESELLQVPLPVSLGPPLPSSAPSSIKQPSPESPVSALQRSHPSPFCWPFCEISQGTCNFSEELRIGEGGFGCVYRAVMRNTTYAVKRLKEEADLEWTVVKQSFLTEVEQLSRFRHPNIVDFAGYCAESGFYCLVYGFLPNGSLEDQLHLQTQACSPLSWPQRLDILLGTARAIQFLHQDSPSLIHGDIKSSNVLLDERLIPKLGDFGLARFSRFAGAKPSQSSTVARTCTVRGTLAYLPEEYIKTGRLAVDTDTFSFGVVILETLAGQRAVRTQGAKTKYLKDLIEDEAEEAGVALKSPQPTLWVDVATDAWAAPIAAQIYKKHLDSRPGPCPPQLGLALAQLACCCMHRRAKKRPPMTQVYKRLEGLQAGPPRKLEVAGHGSPSPQENSYMSTTGSAQSEDEPWQPLVVTTRAPAQAAQQLQRSPNQPVESDESVPGLSATLHSWHLTPGSHPSPASFREASCTQGGTTRESSLRSSPGFQPTTMEGSSTGSSSLLSSEPPQIIINPARQKMVQKLALYEEGVLDSLQLLSSGFFPGLDLEPEKRQGPEESDEFQS from the exons atGGCCGGGGGGCCGAGCCCCGGGGAGCCTGTGGTTCCCGGCGCCCAGCACTTCTTGTACGAGGTGCCACCCTGGGTTATGTGCCGCTTCTACAAAGTGATGGACGCCCTGGAGCCCGCCGACTGGTGCCAGTTCG CGGCCTTGATCGTGCGCGACCAGACAGAGCTGCGGCTGTGCGAGCGCTCGGAGCAGCGCACGGCCAGTGTTCTGTGGCCCTGGATCAACCGCAACGCGCGCGTGGCTGACCTCGTTCACATCCTCACGCACCTGCAGCTGCTGCGTGCAAGGGACATCATCACAGCCT GGCACCCTCCTGCCCCTGTTGTGCCCCCAAGCACCACTACCCCAAGGCTCAGCAGCATCTCTGCAGGCTCTGAGTCCAAGGACTGGAGCCCCCGGAAATTGCagtcctctgcctccaccttcctctcCCCAG CTTTTCCAGGCTCCCAGACCCATTCTGAGTCAGAGCTCCTGCAGGTTCCACTCCCTGTTTCCCTTGGGCCACCACTACCATCTTCAGCCCCTTCCTCCATCAAG CAGCCAAGCCCAGAGAGCCCAGTGTCTGCCCTCCAAAGATCCCATCCCTCCCCATTTTGCTGGCCCTTCTGTGAGATTTCCCAAGGCACCTGCAACTTCTCTGAAGAACTCAGGATTGGAGAGGGTGGTTTTGGATGTGTGTACCGAGCAGTCATGAGAAATACTACATATGCTgtgaagagactgaaggag GAGGCTGACCTAGAGTGGACTGTGGTGAAACAGAGCTTCCTAACGGAGGTGGAGCAGCTATCAAG GTTTCGTCACCCAAATATCGTAGACTTTGCTGGCTACTGTGCAGAGAGTGGCTTCTACTGCCTTGTTTATGGCTTCTTGCCCAATGGCTCCTTGGAGGATCAACTCCACCTTCAG ACCCAAGCCTGCTCCCCCCTTTCCTGGCCTCAACGACTGGACATTCTTCTGGGCACAGCCCGGGCTATTCAGTTTTTACATCAGGACAGCCCCAGCCTTATCCATGGAGACATCAAGAG TTCTAATGTACTTCTGGATGAGAGACTGATACCCAAGCTGGGAGACTTTGGCCTGGCTCGTTTCAGCCGCTTTGCAGGGGCCAAACCAAGCCAGAGCAGTACTGTGGCCAGGACTTGCACAGTTCGAGGTACCCTCGCCTACCTGCCTGAGGAGTACATCAAGACAGGCCGGCTGGCTGTGGACACCGATACCTTCAGCTTTGGGGTG GTAATACTGGAGACCCTTGCTGGTCAGAGGGCTGTGAGAACACAAGGTGCAAAGACCAAGTATCTG AAAGACCTGATTGAAGATGAGGCTGAAGAGGCTGGAGTGGCCCTGAAAAGCCCCCAGCCTACTCTGTGGGTGGATGTAGCCACGGATGCTTGGGCTGCTCCAATTGCTGCCCAGATCTATAAGAAGCACCTGGACTCCAGACCTGGGCCCTGCCCACCCCAGTTGGGCCTGGCCCTGGCACAACTAGCTTGTTGCTGCATGCATCGTCGGGCAAAGAAGAGGCCACCCATGACCCAG GTATACAAGAGACTAGAAGGGCTTCAGGCAGGGCCTCCCCGGAAGCTAGAGGTTGCCGGCCATGGCTCTCCTTCCCCACAGGAGAACTCCTACATGTCTACCACTGGCAGTGCCCAGAGTGAGGATGAACCATGGCAGCCTCTGGTAGTGACCACAAGGGCCCCAGCCCAGGCTGCCCAGCAACTCCAAAGAAGTCCCAACCAGCCAGTGGAAAGTGATGAGAGTGTTCCTGGCCTCTCTGCTACCCTGCATTCCTGGCACTTGACTCCAGGTTCCCACCCAAGCCCAGCGTCCTTCAGAGAAGCTAGCTGTACCCAGGGAGGCACTACCAGAGAATCAAGTTTGAGGAGTAGCCCAGGCTTCCAGCCTACAACCATGGAAG GTTCATCCACAGGCAGCTCATCCCTGCTGTCATCAGAGCCACCACAGATCATCATCAACCCAGCCCGACAGAAGATGGTACAAAAGCTGGCCCTTTATGAGGAAGGGGTCTTGGATAGCCTGCAACTGCTGTCATCAGGCTTTTTCCCAG GCTTGGATTTAGAACCTGAAAAGAGACAGGGACCTGAAGAAAGTGATGAATTCCAGAGCTGA
- the Irak1 gene encoding interleukin-1 receptor-associated kinase 1 isoform X3 translates to MAGGPSPGEPVVPGAQHFLYEVPPWVMCRFYKVMDALEPADWCQFAALIVRDQTELRLCERSEQRTASVLWPWINRNARVADLVHILTHLQLLRARDIITAWHPPAPVVPPSTTTPRLSSISAGSESKDWSPRKLQSSASTFLSPAFPGSQTHSESELLQVPLPVSLGPPLPSSAPSSIKQPSPESPVSALQRSHPSPFCWPFCEISQGTCNFSEELRIGEGGFGCVYRAVMRNTTYAVKRLKEEADLEWTVVKQSFLTEVEQLSRFRHPNIVDFAGYCAESGFYCLVYGFLPNGSLEDQLHLQTQACSPLSWPQRLDILLGTARAIQFLHQDSPSLIHGDIKSSNVLLDERLIPKLGDFGLARFSRFAGAKPSQSSTVARTCTVRGTLAYLPEEYIKTGRLAVDTDTFSFGVVILETLAGQRAVRTQGAKTKYLKDLIEDEAEEAGVALKSPQPTLWVDVATDAWAAPIAAQIYKKHLDSRPGPCPPQLGLALAQLACCCMHRRAKKRPPMTQENSYMSTTGSAQSEDEPWQPLVVTTRAPAQAAQQLQRSPNQPVESDESVPGLSATLHSWHLTPGSHPSPASFREASCTQGGTTRESSLRSSPGFQPTTMEGSSTGSSSLLSSEPPQIIINPARQKMVQKLALYEEGVLDSLQLLSSGFFPGLDLEPEKRQGPEESDEFQS, encoded by the exons atGGCCGGGGGGCCGAGCCCCGGGGAGCCTGTGGTTCCCGGCGCCCAGCACTTCTTGTACGAGGTGCCACCCTGGGTTATGTGCCGCTTCTACAAAGTGATGGACGCCCTGGAGCCCGCCGACTGGTGCCAGTTCG CGGCCTTGATCGTGCGCGACCAGACAGAGCTGCGGCTGTGCGAGCGCTCGGAGCAGCGCACGGCCAGTGTTCTGTGGCCCTGGATCAACCGCAACGCGCGCGTGGCTGACCTCGTTCACATCCTCACGCACCTGCAGCTGCTGCGTGCAAGGGACATCATCACAGCCT GGCACCCTCCTGCCCCTGTTGTGCCCCCAAGCACCACTACCCCAAGGCTCAGCAGCATCTCTGCAGGCTCTGAGTCCAAGGACTGGAGCCCCCGGAAATTGCagtcctctgcctccaccttcctctcCCCAG CTTTTCCAGGCTCCCAGACCCATTCTGAGTCAGAGCTCCTGCAGGTTCCACTCCCTGTTTCCCTTGGGCCACCACTACCATCTTCAGCCCCTTCCTCCATCAAG CAGCCAAGCCCAGAGAGCCCAGTGTCTGCCCTCCAAAGATCCCATCCCTCCCCATTTTGCTGGCCCTTCTGTGAGATTTCCCAAGGCACCTGCAACTTCTCTGAAGAACTCAGGATTGGAGAGGGTGGTTTTGGATGTGTGTACCGAGCAGTCATGAGAAATACTACATATGCTgtgaagagactgaaggag GAGGCTGACCTAGAGTGGACTGTGGTGAAACAGAGCTTCCTAACGGAGGTGGAGCAGCTATCAAG GTTTCGTCACCCAAATATCGTAGACTTTGCTGGCTACTGTGCAGAGAGTGGCTTCTACTGCCTTGTTTATGGCTTCTTGCCCAATGGCTCCTTGGAGGATCAACTCCACCTTCAG ACCCAAGCCTGCTCCCCCCTTTCCTGGCCTCAACGACTGGACATTCTTCTGGGCACAGCCCGGGCTATTCAGTTTTTACATCAGGACAGCCCCAGCCTTATCCATGGAGACATCAAGAG TTCTAATGTACTTCTGGATGAGAGACTGATACCCAAGCTGGGAGACTTTGGCCTGGCTCGTTTCAGCCGCTTTGCAGGGGCCAAACCAAGCCAGAGCAGTACTGTGGCCAGGACTTGCACAGTTCGAGGTACCCTCGCCTACCTGCCTGAGGAGTACATCAAGACAGGCCGGCTGGCTGTGGACACCGATACCTTCAGCTTTGGGGTG GTAATACTGGAGACCCTTGCTGGTCAGAGGGCTGTGAGAACACAAGGTGCAAAGACCAAGTATCTG AAAGACCTGATTGAAGATGAGGCTGAAGAGGCTGGAGTGGCCCTGAAAAGCCCCCAGCCTACTCTGTGGGTGGATGTAGCCACGGATGCTTGGGCTGCTCCAATTGCTGCCCAGATCTATAAGAAGCACCTGGACTCCAGACCTGGGCCCTGCCCACCCCAGTTGGGCCTGGCCCTGGCACAACTAGCTTGTTGCTGCATGCATCGTCGGGCAAAGAAGAGGCCACCCATGACCCAG GAGAACTCCTACATGTCTACCACTGGCAGTGCCCAGAGTGAGGATGAACCATGGCAGCCTCTGGTAGTGACCACAAGGGCCCCAGCCCAGGCTGCCCAGCAACTCCAAAGAAGTCCCAACCAGCCAGTGGAAAGTGATGAGAGTGTTCCTGGCCTCTCTGCTACCCTGCATTCCTGGCACTTGACTCCAGGTTCCCACCCAAGCCCAGCGTCCTTCAGAGAAGCTAGCTGTACCCAGGGAGGCACTACCAGAGAATCAAGTTTGAGGAGTAGCCCAGGCTTCCAGCCTACAACCATGGAAG GTTCATCCACAGGCAGCTCATCCCTGCTGTCATCAGAGCCACCACAGATCATCATCAACCCAGCCCGACAGAAGATGGTACAAAAGCTGGCCCTTTATGAGGAAGGGGTCTTGGATAGCCTGCAACTGCTGTCATCAGGCTTTTTCCCAG GCTTGGATTTAGAACCTGAAAAGAGACAGGGACCTGAAGAAAGTGATGAATTCCAGAGCTGA